One window of Thiomicrorhabdus lithotrophica genomic DNA carries:
- the mutM gene encoding bifunctional DNA-formamidopyrimidine glycosylase/DNA-(apurinic or apyrimidinic site) lyase — protein sequence MPELPEVETTRKGITPKADQQVIKAFVVRNASLRWPVDLTLKQTLPGLVIQSIGRRGKYLLLKTELGTLLIHLGMSGNLRVLPANTPPLKHDHVDIVLENGYLVRLNDPRRFGSVLWHPASEGSVETHKLLAKLAPEPLSDEFNEQYFYEKTRNRKVAIKTLVMNSAVAVGAGNIYANESLFMSKIHPQTIASKLTKKQCELLVRNIKTVLEAAIEQGGTTLKDFMSPDGKPGYFVQKLNVYDQGGKPCTVCGTTIERIILNQRASYFCPKCQKRSR from the coding sequence ATGCCAGAATTACCTGAAGTAGAAACCACCCGCAAAGGCATTACCCCAAAAGCGGACCAACAAGTCATCAAGGCTTTTGTTGTACGTAATGCAAGCTTACGTTGGCCCGTTGATTTAACACTTAAACAAACCTTACCAGGCCTGGTAATTCAGTCTATCGGTCGAAGAGGCAAGTATTTGTTACTCAAAACTGAACTGGGGACGTTACTCATTCATTTGGGCATGTCTGGCAATCTAAGAGTTTTGCCAGCGAATACACCGCCACTCAAACATGACCATGTGGATATTGTTCTAGAGAACGGTTACCTAGTTCGATTGAATGATCCACGTCGCTTTGGTTCGGTACTTTGGCACCCTGCTTCAGAAGGTTCGGTTGAAACACATAAGCTCTTAGCTAAATTAGCCCCAGAACCTTTAAGCGATGAATTTAATGAACAATACTTTTATGAAAAAACCCGCAACCGTAAAGTCGCAATAAAAACCCTGGTTATGAACAGCGCGGTAGCGGTTGGCGCAGGCAATATATACGCCAATGAATCATTGTTTATGAGTAAAATTCATCCGCAAACCATTGCCAGTAAACTCACAAAAAAACAGTGTGAATTATTAGTCCGTAACATCAAAACAGTGCTCGAAGCTGCTATTGAACAAGGTGGAACCACCCTTAAAGACTTTATGTCTCCTGATGGCAAACCAGGTTATTTTGTGCAAAAACTCAATGTATATGATCAAGGTGGTAAACCTTGCACAGTATGCGGAACAACCATTGAGCGCATAATCCTTAATCAAAGAGCCAGTTATTTTTGCCCTAAATGCCAGAAGCGTAGTCGCTAG
- the coaD gene encoding pantetheine-phosphate adenylyltransferase, whose translation MSITAVYPGTFDPITCGHYDLIERAARFYDRLVIAVADNRNKSSLFTLEERVALAKEVTAELPNVEVVGFSGLLVDFVKELNGHVLLRGLRAVSDFEYEFQLASMNRKLAPEVETMFMTPAEQYAFISSSLVREISALGGDVSEFVHPVVGKALKAKQKLE comes from the coding sequence ATGTCTATCACGGCAGTTTATCCAGGAACTTTTGACCCGATTACTTGCGGACATTATGATTTGATTGAGCGTGCAGCACGTTTTTATGATCGTCTAGTGATTGCTGTGGCAGATAACCGTAATAAATCTTCATTGTTTACGCTAGAAGAACGTGTGGCGTTGGCAAAAGAGGTCACGGCTGAATTACCAAATGTAGAGGTTGTGGGTTTTAGTGGTTTATTAGTCGACTTTGTTAAAGAGTTGAATGGCCATGTTTTACTACGTGGTTTACGTGCGGTTTCGGATTTTGAATATGAGTTTCAACTGGCTTCTATGAACCGTAAATTGGCACCCGAAGTGGAAACCATGTTTATGACCCCCGCAGAGCAGTATGCCTTTATCTCTTCAAGTTTAGTGCGTGAAATCTCAGCGTTAGGTGGAGATGTTTCTGAGTTTGTTCATCCTGTTGTGGGTAAAGCCCTCAAAGCCAAGCAGAAGCTTGAATGA
- the rpmB gene encoding 50S ribosomal protein L28, giving the protein MSKVCQVTGKRPVVGNNVSHSHRKTRRRFLPNLHTHRFWVEAENRFVKLRVTAAGMRIIDKNGIDAVIADMRSRGEKV; this is encoded by the coding sequence ATGTCTAAAGTATGCCAAGTTACAGGGAAACGCCCTGTCGTAGGTAACAATGTTTCTCACTCTCACCGTAAAACTCGTCGTCGTTTCTTACCAAACTTGCATACGCATCGTTTTTGGGTAGAAGCTGAAAACCGTTTTGTTAAGTTACGCGTAACTGCTGCAGGTATGCGTATTATTGATAAAAACGGAATTGACGCTGTGATCGCAGATATGCGTTCACGTGGTGAGAAGGTCTAA
- a CDS encoding cation-transporting P-type ATPase, translated as MDNLREKHWHHHPLSELDALLESHNQNGLDELTVKERQLLYGSNRLTPQKGKNPFVMFMLQFHQPLVYILLAASIVTFILQEYVDSGVIFAVILVNAIVGFIQEMKALRAVEALAKSMEGKSTVIRDGHKLVIPSDEIVIGDLVILQSGDRVPADLRLIRNRELQVDESALTGESVPSQKNLTPLPIDTTLADRDNMVYSSTLVTYGTASGFVVEIGDNTEIGRINTLIANTQVLATPLTIKISEFSELLLKIILGLAALTFAIGWLHGQPMLDTFMSAVALAVGAIPEGLPAAISIMLAIGVNKMAQRNAIIRKMPAVETLGSTTIICSDKTGTLTQNQMTVQHVFASYQDYSVSGTGYTPQGELLFNDEALSLNTDTNQNVISQNNVALAETLKAGLLCNDSRLFQQQSQWKIEGDPTEAALISSALKAGFNIEQQDKLLPRIDTLPFESQHQYMATLHQSSQSDSYIYIKGSVESILKRCGNALAADGGSIPLDVPRIFEEIEQMASRGLRVLAFARKLVTQDSKSVTHESINTDLTFLGLQAMMDPPREEAIQAVKACQNAGILVKMITGDHVATAASIARQIGLKEPSHDSTHNYAYSGHDLAQLNNQELMEVAQSSAVFARVTPEQKLRLVEALQAKGHIVAMTGDGVNDAPALKQANIGIAMGLGGTEVAKEAADMVLTNDNFATIEAAVEEGRSVFDNLVKFITWTLPTNAGEGLVIMTAILFGLTLPITPVQILWINMSTALLLGLMLAFEQKEPGLMNRPPRKPGAPIINFELMIRVLSVSSLMLIGAYALFAWAIAEGHSTETARTLAVNMFVFGEIFYLFNCRSLRYSMFKIGFFSNPWLLFGVVLMASLQLAFTYSPTMNTLFGSAPLSALQWLAVMAGGAVIFIVVELEKRYRAYQETQRK; from the coding sequence ATGGACAATTTACGCGAGAAACACTGGCATCACCACCCCTTAAGTGAGTTAGATGCTCTGCTGGAAAGTCATAACCAAAATGGACTTGACGAGTTAACTGTTAAAGAGCGTCAACTGTTGTACGGTTCAAACAGGTTAACTCCACAAAAAGGCAAAAACCCTTTTGTTATGTTTATGCTGCAATTCCACCAGCCACTGGTTTATATTCTACTTGCAGCCAGCATTGTCACTTTTATACTCCAAGAGTATGTGGACAGTGGTGTTATCTTTGCAGTCATCTTGGTCAATGCTATCGTGGGCTTCATTCAAGAAATGAAAGCGCTTCGTGCCGTCGAAGCCCTAGCCAAAAGCATGGAAGGAAAATCAACTGTCATTCGTGATGGCCACAAACTCGTCATCCCTTCTGATGAAATCGTCATTGGGGACTTAGTTATTCTACAATCTGGAGATCGTGTCCCTGCCGATCTGCGTTTAATTCGTAACCGTGAATTACAAGTCGATGAATCGGCTCTGACGGGTGAATCGGTGCCTTCTCAAAAAAACCTCACACCACTACCTATCGATACAACTTTAGCTGACCGTGACAATATGGTCTACTCATCAACATTGGTAACGTACGGTACTGCAAGTGGTTTTGTCGTCGAAATTGGTGACAATACCGAAATCGGTCGCATCAACACTCTTATTGCCAATACTCAAGTCTTAGCAACGCCTTTAACCATAAAAATTTCTGAATTCAGCGAACTGCTCCTCAAAATTATTTTAGGTTTAGCTGCTCTGACCTTCGCTATAGGTTGGCTACATGGTCAACCTATGCTAGATACCTTCATGTCCGCTGTAGCTTTGGCAGTAGGTGCTATTCCGGAAGGTTTGCCTGCTGCAATCTCAATCATGTTAGCCATCGGGGTTAATAAAATGGCGCAACGCAACGCTATTATCCGTAAGATGCCTGCCGTAGAAACACTTGGCAGTACCACCATTATCTGCTCCGATAAAACTGGTACTCTGACTCAGAACCAGATGACTGTTCAACATGTTTTTGCCTCTTATCAAGACTACAGCGTAAGCGGAACAGGTTACACACCTCAAGGTGAATTACTATTTAATGACGAAGCTTTAAGTTTGAACACGGACACAAATCAAAATGTAATATCACAGAACAATGTCGCTCTAGCAGAGACGCTAAAAGCGGGTCTTTTATGTAATGATTCACGCCTTTTTCAACAGCAGTCACAATGGAAAATTGAAGGCGATCCAACTGAAGCCGCATTGATTTCTTCTGCTTTAAAAGCGGGTTTTAACATAGAACAGCAAGATAAGTTATTACCCCGGATTGATACCTTACCCTTTGAGTCTCAACATCAATACATGGCCACACTGCATCAATCTAGCCAGTCTGATTCCTATATCTACATCAAAGGTTCGGTCGAAAGTATCTTGAAACGTTGTGGAAATGCCCTAGCAGCAGATGGTGGCAGTATACCGCTCGATGTTCCACGTATTTTTGAAGAGATAGAACAAATGGCTTCTCGGGGTTTGCGAGTATTGGCTTTTGCTCGCAAACTTGTAACACAGGACTCTAAATCGGTCACCCATGAGAGCATCAACACAGATTTAACCTTTTTGGGCTTGCAAGCCATGATGGACCCGCCAAGAGAAGAGGCCATTCAAGCTGTAAAAGCCTGTCAAAATGCGGGTATTTTAGTCAAAATGATTACTGGCGACCATGTTGCGACCGCTGCATCAATCGCACGTCAAATCGGCTTAAAAGAGCCCTCTCACGACAGCACGCATAACTATGCTTATAGTGGTCACGACTTAGCACAACTAAACAATCAAGAGTTGATGGAAGTCGCACAGAGCTCAGCAGTGTTTGCTCGTGTGACCCCAGAGCAAAAATTGCGCCTTGTTGAAGCCTTACAAGCTAAAGGACACATCGTGGCCATGACGGGTGACGGTGTCAATGATGCACCCGCTCTCAAACAGGCCAATATTGGTATCGCTATGGGATTAGGAGGAACAGAAGTGGCCAAAGAGGCTGCCGATATGGTGCTGACCAATGACAACTTTGCCACGATTGAAGCCGCAGTTGAAGAAGGCCGTTCGGTGTTTGACAACTTAGTTAAATTCATCACCTGGACCTTACCAACAAACGCTGGTGAAGGCTTGGTGATTATGACCGCCATTCTGTTTGGCTTAACCCTGCCAATTACCCCGGTGCAAATCTTATGGATCAATATGAGTACCGCCCTCTTATTGGGTCTAATGCTGGCCTTTGAACAGAAGGAACCCGGCTTAATGAACCGGCCACCACGCAAACCTGGCGCCCCCATCATCAACTTCGAATTGATGATACGAGTGCTGAGCGTGAGCAGTTTAATGTTAATAGGTGCTTATGCCCTGTTTGCTTGGGCGATTGCCGAAGGACACAGTACAGAAACAGCACGTACACTAGCGGTAAACATGTTTGTATTTGGGGAAATTTTCTATCTATTCAACTGTCGTTCGTTGCGTTATTCGATGTTTAAGATTGGCTTTTTCTCAAACCCTTGGCTGTTATTTGGCGTAGTGCTGATGGCATCGTTACAGCTCGCGTTCACTTACTCACCAACCATGAATACCTTATTTGGTAGCGCGCCTTTAAGCGCTTTGCAGTGGCTGGCTGTTATGGCAGGTGGAGCAGTCATATTTATTGTGGTTGAACTGGAGAAACGCTATCGCGCCTACCAAGAAACACAAAGAAAATGA
- a CDS encoding TOBE domain-containing protein → MSELNSEQLVQTFLMGSKQSQSGQRRLELLNKIASLGSLSAAAKACGMSYKGAWQAVEAMNQAAEDNLVVAQKGGSGGGGMVLTPAGQSLLAAYQLFSEQMQHWMRELENISPGVLSQLEIMRKVSMKTSARNLFHGTVTQINNGAVNSEVILAVGNEMQVVAQITPDSLERLGLEVGSDAYALIKASWVILTEDIQGSFKTSARNEFCGEVLAIEVGAVNSDVTFDIGSGQKMSAIVSNQSVESLGLKVGGRCCALVKESHILLAVAD, encoded by the coding sequence TTGTCAGAGTTAAATTCAGAACAACTTGTACAAACCTTTTTAATGGGCTCAAAGCAGTCGCAATCCGGTCAAAGACGGTTAGAGCTGTTAAACAAAATAGCCTCATTGGGTTCACTTTCGGCCGCCGCCAAAGCTTGTGGTATGAGTTATAAAGGTGCTTGGCAAGCTGTTGAGGCGATGAACCAAGCCGCTGAAGACAATTTAGTTGTGGCACAAAAAGGTGGCTCTGGTGGCGGTGGGATGGTATTAACCCCCGCTGGACAATCATTGTTGGCGGCGTATCAACTTTTTAGCGAGCAAATGCAACATTGGATGCGAGAGCTGGAGAATATATCGCCCGGTGTTTTGAGTCAGTTAGAAATTATGAGAAAGGTATCAATGAAAACCAGCGCTAGAAATTTATTTCATGGAACGGTTACTCAAATTAACAACGGCGCGGTCAATAGTGAAGTGATTTTGGCGGTAGGCAATGAGATGCAAGTTGTTGCGCAAATTACACCCGATAGCTTGGAGCGATTAGGTCTAGAAGTAGGTTCAGATGCTTATGCTTTGATTAAAGCGAGTTGGGTGATATTAACGGAAGACATTCAAGGTTCGTTTAAAACGAGCGCACGTAATGAGTTTTGTGGTGAAGTGTTGGCAATTGAGGTGGGCGCGGTAAATAGTGACGTCACGTTTGACATTGGCAGTGGTCAGAAAATGTCGGCTATTGTGAGTAATCAAAGTGTTGAAAGTTTAGGTTTAAAAGTGGGCGGACGTTGTTGCGCCTTAGTGAAAGAGAGCCATATTTTATTGGCGGTTGCTGATTAG
- the modC gene encoding molybdenum ABC transporter ATP-binding protein, with the protein MKQAEPKSSLHGKVTIQRGDFTLETNEFEIPATGLTAIFGHSGSGKTTFLRCLAGFEEHAKGQIIFSDQAWLFNGKSMPIHKRQLGYVFQEASLFPHLNVEANLRYGLKRAHKKSPGLVSIEFGQVVEWLGLADLLIRNTTTLSGGERQRVAIGRTLLSQPKILMMDEPMASLDLFAKRAIMPYLERLRDELEIPILYITHSPEEVERLADTVVFMNKGKISSIEPIEHALNREDTPLYQGSEPRSVLSAQVVEHLEDEGLTRLQAGEAVLFVPASDNVTDSEVSTIGSHVRVVISAKQVSLMAEQPKQTSMLNHLPVKIEAIEAHNDYSYLIKLRVKNEPWPLMAQITKRSLKTLDLQVDQVWVAAIKSVSILN; encoded by the coding sequence ATGAAGCAAGCTGAACCCAAATCTAGCCTTCACGGTAAGGTAACCATTCAACGTGGTGACTTTACACTAGAGACCAACGAATTTGAAATTCCGGCAACTGGCTTAACGGCTATATTTGGTCATTCTGGTAGCGGTAAAACTACTTTTTTACGCTGTTTAGCCGGTTTTGAAGAACACGCTAAAGGTCAGATAATATTTTCTGATCAGGCCTGGTTGTTTAATGGCAAATCCATGCCCATTCATAAACGCCAACTGGGTTATGTGTTTCAAGAAGCCAGCCTGTTTCCGCATTTAAATGTAGAAGCCAATTTACGTTATGGCTTAAAACGAGCGCATAAAAAGTCACCAGGCCTGGTAAGTATTGAATTTGGTCAGGTCGTCGAATGGTTAGGTTTGGCAGATTTGTTAATCCGAAATACGACTACCTTATCTGGTGGTGAGCGCCAACGTGTGGCGATTGGCCGTACCTTACTATCTCAGCCAAAAATTCTGATGATGGATGAGCCCATGGCCTCATTAGACTTATTTGCCAAGCGCGCAATTATGCCGTATTTGGAACGCTTGCGAGATGAGTTGGAAATTCCAATTTTATATATCACCCATTCTCCTGAAGAGGTTGAACGTTTGGCTGATACGGTGGTCTTTATGAATAAAGGCAAAATATCTTCGATAGAACCGATTGAACACGCTTTAAACCGTGAAGATACGCCTCTTTATCAAGGTTCAGAACCGCGTTCAGTATTATCGGCACAAGTTGTAGAGCATCTAGAAGATGAAGGGCTTACGCGTTTACAGGCCGGTGAAGCGGTGTTGTTTGTGCCGGCAAGCGATAATGTAACGGATTCAGAAGTAAGCACGATTGGTTCACATGTTCGTGTTGTTATCTCGGCTAAACAAGTGAGTTTGATGGCCGAGCAACCCAAACAGACCTCGATGCTCAATCATTTACCCGTTAAGATTGAGGCGATTGAAGCGCACAACGATTACAGTTATTTAATTAAATTAAGAGTTAAAAATGAACCTTGGCCTTTAATGGCTCAGATTACTAAACGTTCGCTCAAAACACTGGATTTACAAGTTGATCAGGTTTGGGTAGCGGCCATAAAATCGGTTTCAATTCTTAATTAA
- the modB gene encoding molybdate ABC transporter permease subunit gives MLMGVDLQPLWITLQVAFYTTVLLIVLGTPLALWLARIQGMKKAVFEAMVALPLVLPPTVLGFYLLVTIGPGGPIGDLWASFGFEPLTFSMTGLVIGSFLYSLPFAIQPLMNGFEQLGKRPGEVAATLGAGPIDRFFSVTLPLTRRHYLVAATLAFAHTVGEFGVILMIGGNIPGVTQVASIAIYDHVDALEYSEAHVLSAIMLVMSLLVLTIVYGVNRRMEARFK, from the coding sequence ATGTTAATGGGTGTGGATTTACAACCGCTATGGATTACCTTACAAGTGGCGTTTTATACCACAGTATTGCTGATTGTATTGGGTACGCCTTTGGCTTTGTGGTTAGCACGTATTCAAGGGATGAAAAAAGCCGTGTTTGAGGCTATGGTGGCTTTGCCATTAGTGCTACCACCTACGGTTTTAGGTTTTTATCTGTTGGTTACTATTGGGCCAGGCGGACCTATTGGTGATTTATGGGCCTCATTTGGTTTTGAGCCTTTAACCTTCTCAATGACAGGCCTGGTAATTGGTTCATTTTTATACTCGTTACCGTTTGCGATTCAACCTTTAATGAATGGTTTTGAACAGTTAGGTAAGCGGCCGGGAGAAGTGGCTGCGACTTTGGGTGCTGGCCCGATTGACCGCTTTTTTAGCGTAACCCTACCGCTAACACGCCGTCATTATTTAGTAGCGGCAACCCTTGCCTTTGCGCATACCGTGGGTGAATTTGGGGTGATTTTAATGATTGGTGGCAATATACCGGGTGTTACTCAGGTGGCCTCGATTGCAATTTACGATCATGTTGATGCGCTTGAGTACTCGGAAGCACATGTGCTGTCGGCGATTATGTTAGTCATGAGTTTGCTAGTATTAACGATTGTTTATGGGGTGAATCGTCGTATGGAGGCTAGGTTTAAATGA
- the modA gene encoding molybdate ABC transporter substrate-binding protein: protein MKLFIPGLLSLFMVFSSVSYAQESVRIAVAANFLSTLKALSKDFTAETGIRVDISNGASGMLYAQIKKGAPYDMFFSADSKRPELLDQVGLIEPGSRFTYVTGKLVSWSPDARKVSPNLMMLNANNNRLRFVAMANPKTAPYGAAALKVLKHYGVYDNLKALNKIAIGENIGKTYHYAASGNAQIGLVAKSYVSNPNRRVGGEVFDIPAELYPELKQQAVVLKGRKSPQTEAFLNYFNSDKARKLIADYGYGLGQMAQVSN from the coding sequence ATGAAATTGTTTATACCAGGCCTGCTAAGTTTATTCATGGTGTTTAGCTCAGTGAGTTACGCACAAGAGTCGGTTCGTATTGCTGTGGCAGCCAACTTTTTATCGACATTAAAAGCGTTATCAAAAGACTTTACCGCTGAAACGGGTATTAGAGTGGATATATCTAATGGCGCGAGCGGCATGTTGTATGCTCAAATAAAAAAAGGTGCGCCTTATGATATGTTCTTTTCTGCTGATTCAAAACGCCCAGAACTATTGGATCAGGTGGGCTTAATTGAACCTGGTAGTCGTTTCACCTATGTTACTGGCAAGCTAGTCTCTTGGTCTCCAGATGCGCGTAAGGTATCGCCCAACTTAATGATGTTGAATGCCAATAACAATCGTTTACGTTTTGTTGCGATGGCAAACCCAAAAACAGCGCCTTATGGTGCAGCGGCGTTAAAGGTATTAAAGCATTACGGTGTTTATGACAATTTAAAAGCGTTAAATAAAATTGCGATAGGTGAAAATATTGGTAAAACCTATCATTATGCCGCCAGTGGTAATGCCCAAATTGGGCTAGTGGCTAAATCTTATGTATCTAACCCTAATCGACGTGTTGGCGGTGAAGTGTTTGATATTCCGGCTGAATTGTATCCAGAGCTAAAACAACAAGCGGTGGTTTTAAAGGGTAGAAAAAGCCCTCAAACAGAGGCATTCTTGAACTATTTCAACTCTGATAAAGCACGCAAGTTAATTGCAGATTATGGCTATGGGTTGGGGCAGATGGCTCAAGTTAGCAATTAA
- a CDS encoding transporter substrate-binding domain-containing diguanylate cyclase yields the protein MNSSHFKLLQLFIALICGWFLFTSNSYASQISAPLSQSVSQSNQSLTPIKVQINWNHQYQFAGFYAAIKNGYYQQAGLDVSIRDWKPGVSVADEVVSGNADFGVGKGRMIVDYAQGKPLKLIMASFQFSPLVLLAHEPVNDLSEFSGKSVMYDGGFQIESLLSKANAEVSNSIKVLKATGNIQDFVDKEVDFYAAYGTNEPSRLKQKGVPFYILDPKTYGVQTYGDFLVTSKKMAELRPGLVKAFKDASIKGWQYAITHQEDTVDFIMQNYSVVKSRDDMLAEAKATTQYVKTGTVPIGSIHAAKLLASAATARELKMINQAELDNLNINDFIFDDSKSLFTPEELEYLKANPVIKLASDRNWAPLEFEDPKSGFSGISADYFKLFEKKLGVQFQPVYLDSWDNVLKEAKRGELDVFSCAVETPERSQYMRFTEPYLSFPMALASKDMISFADKYSQLEGYTIAVVKGYWTEELMATQYPGVKLLKVDGVNEGLSAVLDGRADGYLGNLAVINYTLHKYGLEGLRIVGQFSERFELAIGVQKDNPILFSVIQKTLKLISQEQRDEIFNRWVRFELVNKLNPKQLLQIFIPVFVIVLSLLLLLLVYAYQKRQQKAYINEIHELSFASEINVKTLKILWSSASFAKLSGYTQEEMVGMPYLNLSWKSLEDEQIHRIYKLLTSGHSWNGEMHAKTKAGGEYWVELTLTPNKNLFGKVTTVLATRTDITDKKRIELLSITDELTGLYNRRHYNEVIERELRRAKREHYSLSLAMLDIDFFKMVNDSYGHPFGDQVLKDIAKQLTLSFNRGNDFVFRVGGEEFIVISSFESESKFVEHLHCLLESVQGLQIENKKAPFKVITISIGGLYLEADKELTEEDILKYLDQELYLAKENGRNRLEMHSFSEE from the coding sequence ATGAATTCTTCTCATTTTAAATTGCTCCAACTCTTTATCGCTTTAATATGTGGATGGTTCTTATTTACCTCTAATTCTTATGCCTCCCAAATCTCGGCGCCTCTCAGCCAAAGTGTTTCTCAATCTAATCAATCTCTCACGCCCATTAAAGTACAAATTAACTGGAATCATCAATATCAGTTTGCAGGCTTTTACGCGGCAATCAAAAACGGCTATTACCAACAAGCTGGTTTAGATGTTTCCATTCGCGACTGGAAGCCAGGTGTGAGTGTCGCAGACGAAGTGGTTTCAGGTAATGCTGATTTTGGTGTTGGTAAGGGGCGAATGATTGTTGACTATGCTCAAGGTAAACCTTTGAAGTTGATCATGGCGTCATTTCAATTCTCACCATTAGTGTTATTGGCCCATGAACCCGTTAATGATTTAAGTGAGTTTTCGGGTAAAAGTGTAATGTATGACGGCGGTTTTCAAATAGAAAGTTTGTTGAGTAAAGCGAATGCCGAGGTATCAAACAGTATTAAGGTCCTAAAGGCCACAGGAAACATTCAGGATTTTGTGGATAAAGAGGTCGACTTTTATGCAGCTTATGGCACTAACGAGCCTTCTCGTTTAAAACAAAAAGGTGTGCCATTTTATATTCTTGACCCTAAAACGTATGGGGTACAAACCTATGGTGATTTCTTAGTCACCTCAAAAAAAATGGCTGAGTTACGACCAGGCCTGGTAAAAGCTTTTAAAGATGCCAGTATTAAAGGTTGGCAGTATGCAATTACTCATCAGGAAGACACTGTTGATTTCATTATGCAGAACTATTCTGTGGTGAAATCTCGCGATGATATGCTTGCAGAAGCAAAGGCAACCACGCAATACGTCAAGACGGGTACGGTTCCAATTGGAAGTATTCATGCGGCAAAACTTTTAGCTAGTGCAGCGACCGCTAGAGAGTTAAAAATGATTAATCAAGCTGAGCTTGATAATTTAAATATTAACGACTTTATTTTTGATGACAGCAAAAGCTTGTTTACGCCAGAAGAGCTTGAGTACTTAAAAGCAAATCCTGTTATAAAGTTAGCCAGTGATCGTAACTGGGCACCGCTTGAGTTTGAAGACCCAAAAAGTGGCTTTAGCGGTATTTCAGCCGATTACTTTAAGTTATTTGAGAAAAAGTTAGGAGTGCAATTTCAGCCTGTATATTTAGATTCTTGGGACAATGTTTTAAAAGAGGCCAAAAGAGGCGAACTTGATGTCTTTTCATGTGCAGTAGAGACCCCTGAACGAAGCCAGTATATGAGATTTACCGAACCTTACCTCTCTTTTCCAATGGCTTTGGCAAGTAAAGACATGATTTCTTTTGCAGATAAATATAGTCAGCTAGAAGGCTATACCATTGCTGTGGTAAAAGGTTATTGGACAGAAGAACTAATGGCTACTCAGTACCCTGGTGTCAAACTATTAAAAGTTGATGGAGTCAATGAGGGTTTGAGTGCGGTTTTAGATGGTCGTGCGGACGGTTATCTTGGAAATTTAGCCGTTATTAACTATACATTACATAAATATGGACTTGAAGGGCTGCGTATTGTTGGTCAGTTTTCCGAGCGATTTGAGTTGGCGATAGGTGTTCAAAAAGACAATCCTATTTTATTTAGTGTTATCCAAAAAACACTCAAATTAATTAGCCAGGAGCAACGAGATGAAATTTTTAATCGTTGGGTACGTTTTGAGTTGGTGAATAAACTCAACCCTAAACAGTTATTACAAATCTTTATTCCTGTCTTCGTTATCGTATTGAGCTTGTTGTTGCTTCTATTGGTTTATGCCTATCAAAAACGTCAACAAAAGGCCTATATAAATGAGATTCATGAACTCTCTTTTGCGAGTGAAATTAATGTTAAAACCTTAAAAATATTATGGAGTAGTGCCTCTTTTGCTAAGTTGTCAGGTTATACGCAAGAAGAGATGGTCGGAATGCCCTATTTAAACTTATCTTGGAAAAGTTTAGAAGATGAACAGATTCATCGTATTTATAAGCTTTTAACGAGCGGCCATTCATGGAACGGGGAAATGCACGCCAAAACAAAGGCAGGAGGTGAGTATTGGGTAGAGTTGACCTTAACGCCTAATAAAAACCTGTTTGGCAAAGTTACAACTGTTTTAGCGACGCGAACCGATATTACCGATAAAAAACGTATTGAACTTCTGTCTATTACCGATGAACTTACAGGTTTATACAACCGTCGTCATTATAATGAAGTAATAGAAAGAGAGTTACGACGGGCGAAACGAGAGCATTACTCTTTGAGCTTAGCTATGCTGGATATTGATTTCTTTAAAATGGTCAACGACTCATATGGTCATCCATTCGGTGATCAAGTGCTTAAAGACATTGCTAAGCAACTGACATTAAGTTTTAACCGAGGGAATGACTTTGTCTTTAGGGTCGGAGGAGAAGAGTTTATTGTTATTAGTTCATTTGAAAGCGAATCCAAATTTGTGGAGCATTTACATTGCTTGCTTGAAAGTGTGCAGGGTTTGCAAATTGAAAACAAGAAGGCCCCCTTTAAAGTAATCACCATTTCGATTGGTGGTTTATATCTAGAAGCCGATAAGGAATTGACAGAAGAAGATATCTTAAAGTATTTAGATCAAGAGTTATATTTGGCCAAAGAAAATGGACGCAATCGCTTAGAGATGCACAGCTTTTCTGAAGAATAA
- the rpmG gene encoding 50S ribosomal protein L33, producing MRDKIKLQSTESAYFYTTDKNKKNMAGKFEIKKYDPVVRKHVLFKEAKIK from the coding sequence ATGCGCGATAAAATCAAATTACAGTCTACAGAGTCTGCTTATTTTTATACAACTGATAAAAATAAAAAGAACATGGCTGGAAAATTCGAGATCAAGAAGTACGATCCAGTAGTTCGTAAACACGTCTTGTTCAAAGAAGCAAAAATCAAGTAA